From Channa argus isolate prfri chromosome 21, Channa argus male v1.0, whole genome shotgun sequence, one genomic window encodes:
- the LOC137106686 gene encoding endosome/lysosome-associated apoptosis and autophagy regulator family member 2-like isoform X2 produces the protein MAETMAEVEDNNQTDYYYQYTECDSTGSRWRVAIPLSPGSCSDLPPPTRGTDCSFSCPAGKFLEMSTQRCTPCAAGSYSLGSGLRFDQWDAIPAGFTSLASFLDPGPNEEDIQTCNSSSWTPQGLYLESNRDECTVSLVYAVHLEKQGSVSFTYQYPDNNIFFEFYVQNEQCQEMAQTDDQKWIKVTNNGEWDTHTVTLKTGTNILYWRTTGILVGGKRVKPVLLKNIQIEGVAYTSECFPCRPGWFSPTPGSSSCQPCPSNSFSIKGASSCTHCPEHYYSHEGWAECKVRPPCTEKDYFQIHKACDSEGKTQVLYHWVEPKICVENITGAVELPGTGQREPCPPCNPGYYNSNDSTCLPCPPGTHSDGTDVCAECPAGTEPVLGYEYKWWNVLPDNMKTSCFNVGNSKCDDMKGWEVAGDHIRSGAGSSDNDYLILSLHVPGFKVPASLSGMTTSEFGRISFVFETICSADCELYFMMDVNRKSTTVVESWEGSKGKQSYTHSMTRNASVTFTWAFQRTNHALDVRRYVSDMVKLYSITVSNALDGVASACRACALVPQNSQRVGSSCVPCPAGFYIDSETNRCQECPPDTHLTGNRTYGQDACVACGPGSISNKEHSRCYSDCSFSHTLNNRTLTFDLSALSAAASLTIGPSFTSKGTKYLHLFNISLCGHQGKRAAVCTDNVTDVSSKDDQSDSAQFVNSVESFICQSTIIPADGRGFRMAISSQSISLADTFIGATVDTVLNGVHAKPGLFPGSSEDVPDINFFYRSTQATASCDQGRSSVITVRCNPKKSEHSELSVPSSCPAGTCDGCTFHFLWESASACPRCTEDDYHQIEGACKGGVQETLYVWNEPKSCTKGVSLPPRSSSPCEAIALWLKVGVGGGAFVAVLLIALTCYFWKKNKRLEYKYSRLVMSANKDCELPAADSCALAEGEEADDDVVYAQKPTLLGKLRAIANKHEDGDSSESVQLNSSQSDRWILG, from the exons ATGGCTGAAACAATGGCAGAAGTGGAGGATAAtaatcag aCAGACTACTACTACCAGTACACAGAGTGTGACAGCACAGGATCACGGTGGAGGGTCGCCATCCCTCTGAGTCCTGGATCCTGCTCAGACCTTCCACCTCCAACCAGAGGAACAGACTGCT CTTTCTCGTGTCCGGCTGGGAAGTTTTTAGAGATGTCCACGCAGCGGTGCACGCCGTGTGCAGCGGGCTCCTACTCACTGGGCAGCGGCCTTCGCTTTGACCAATGGGACGCCATCCCTGCAGGCTTCACCAGCCTGGCCAGCTTCTTGGACCCTGGGCCAAATGAGGAGGACATTCAGACCTGTAACAG CTCTTCGTGGACACCGCAGGGTTTGTATCTGGAGTCCAACCGTGATGAGTGCACAGTGTCTCTGGTTTATGCCGTCCACCTAGAGAAACAGGGCTCCGTCTCTTTCACCTACCAGTACCCTGACAACAACATCTTTTTTGAGTTCTAT GTCCAGAATGAACAGTGTCAGGAAATGGCTCAGACCGATGACCAGAAGTGGATTAAAGTCACCAACAATGGAGAGTGGGACACACACACG gtaactCTGAAGACTGGTACAAACATCCTTTACTGGAGAACCACGGGCATCCTGGTGGGAGGGAAGAGGGTCAAACCTGTGCTGCTCAAGAACATCCAGATAGAAG GTGTGGCCTACACATCCGAGTGTTTTCCATGCCGACCCGGCTGGTTCAGCCCGACCCCTGGCTCTTCATCCTGCCAACCGTGTCCCAGCAACAGTTTCTCCATTAAGGGAGCGTCCTCCTGTACACACTGCCCCGAACACTACTATTCAC ATGAGGGGTGGGCAGAATGCAAAGTGAGGCCGCCGTGCACAGAGAAGGATTACTTCCAGATCCACAAGGCCTGCGACAGCGAAGGAAAG ACGCAGGTGCTGTATCATTGGGTGGAGCCCAAAATCTGCGTGGAGAACATCACTGGGGCTGTGGAGCTGCCAGGGACAGGGCAGAGAGAGCCCTGCCCTCCCTGCAACCCCGGCTACTACAACAGCAATGACTCGACCTGTTTGCCCTGCCCACCTGGAACCCACTCCGATGGCACCGATG tgtgtgCTGAGTGCCCTGCAGGTACAGAGCCAGTTTTAGGTTATGAGTACAAATGGTGGAACGTGTTGCCTGACAACATGAAGACGTCCTGTTTCAACGTGGGTAATTCCAAATGTGATGACATGAAGG gatgGGAGGTTGCGGGGGACCACATTCGCAGCGGAGCCGGCAGTTCGGACAATGACTATCTAATCCTCAGCCTGCATGTGCCTGGCTTCAA GGTCCCAGCCTCCCTTTCTGGTATGACCACTAGTGAATTTGGTCGGATATCCTTTGTGTTCGAGACAATCTGCTCTGCCGACTGTGAGCTCTACTtcatgatg GATGTGAACAGGAAGAGCACCACAGTGGTGGAGTCCTGGGAGGGAAGTAAAGGCAAACAGTCGTACACACACAGCATGACCAGGAACGCGTCCGTCACTTTTACCTGGGCCTTTCAGAGAACCAACCATGCTCTAGAT GTGCGTCGTTATGTCAGCGACATGGTGAAGCTGTACTCCATCACTGTGTCCAACGCCCTGGATGGCGTGGCCTCAGCCTGTCGAGCCTGCGCTCTGGTCCCCCAGAACTCCCAGCGAGTGGGCTCCTCCTGCGTCCCCTGTCCTGCTGGTTTCTACATCGACAGCGAGACCAACCGATGCCAGGAGTGTCCGCCTGACACTCACCTGACGGGAAATCGCACCTACGGCCAGGATGCGTGTGTTGCCTGTGGACCTGGAAGCATTAGCAACAAG GAACACTCCCGCTGCTACAGCGACTGCTCTTTCTCCCACACACTCAACAACCGGacgctgacctttgacctcagcGCTCTGAGCGCTGCAGCCTCACTGACCATCGGGCCCAGTTTCACCTCTAAAGGCACGAAGTACCTTCACCTGTTCAACATTAGCCTGTGTGGCCACCAG GGGAAGAGAGCCGCTGTCTGCACAGATAATGTCACCGACGTGTCCAGCAAAGACGACCAAAGCGACTCGGCTCAGTTTGTCAACTCAGTGGAGAGTTTCATCTGTCAATCAACCATCATACCAGCAGATGGCCGGGGATTCAGGATGGCCATTTCCTCCCAGTCCATCAGCCTTGCAGACACTTTCATCG GAGCAACAGTCGACACGGTCCTGAACGGCGTTCACGCTAAACCAGGTCTTTTCCCGGGAAGCTCAGAGGACGTTCCAGACATTAACTTCTTCTACAG ATCAACTCAGGCAACAGCCTCGTGTGATCAGGGTCGGAGTTCAGTCATCACTGTCCGCTGTAACCCAAAGAAGTCTGAGCACAGTGAACTCTCTGTGCCCAG CTCGTGTCCTGCAGGAACCTGCGATGGATGTACGTTTCATTTCCTATGGGAAAGCGCCAGCGCCTGTCCACGCTGCACCGAGGACGACTACCACCAGATTGAGGGAGCGTGCAAGGGGGGTGtccag GAAACTCTGTATGTGTGGAACGAGCCCAAGTCGTGCACCAAAGGAGTTTCTCTGCCCCCCAGGAGCTCCTCCCCCTGCGAGGCTATCGCTCTGTGGCTGAAAGTCGGCGTTGGTGGCGGAGCCTTTGTGGCCGTGCTGCTCATTGCCCTGACCTGCTATTtctggaagaaaaacaagag GCTGGAGTACAAGTATTCTCGTCTGGTAATGTCTGCCAACAAGGACTGCGAGCTGCCAGCTGCAGACAGCTGTGCCCTGGCCGAAGGAGAGGAGGCCGACGACGACGTGGTCTACGCCCAGAAACCAACCTTGCTGGGGAAACTCCGGGCCATCGCCAACAAG catgAGGATGGAGACAGCAGCGAGTCTGTGCAGCTGAACTCGTCTCAGTCTGATCGGTGGATTCTGGGATGA
- the LOC137106686 gene encoding endosome/lysosome-associated apoptosis and autophagy regulator family member 2-like isoform X1, producing MREQVWASWSCCCLFLLISARASSASASGDLRPCDETDYYYQYTECDSTGSRWRVAIPLSPGSCSDLPPPTRGTDCSFSCPAGKFLEMSTQRCTPCAAGSYSLGSGLRFDQWDAIPAGFTSLASFLDPGPNEEDIQTCNSSSWTPQGLYLESNRDECTVSLVYAVHLEKQGSVSFTYQYPDNNIFFEFYVQNEQCQEMAQTDDQKWIKVTNNGEWDTHTVTLKTGTNILYWRTTGILVGGKRVKPVLLKNIQIEGVAYTSECFPCRPGWFSPTPGSSSCQPCPSNSFSIKGASSCTHCPEHYYSHEGWAECKVRPPCTEKDYFQIHKACDSEGKTQVLYHWVEPKICVENITGAVELPGTGQREPCPPCNPGYYNSNDSTCLPCPPGTHSDGTDVCAECPAGTEPVLGYEYKWWNVLPDNMKTSCFNVGNSKCDDMKGWEVAGDHIRSGAGSSDNDYLILSLHVPGFKVPASLSGMTTSEFGRISFVFETICSADCELYFMMDVNRKSTTVVESWEGSKGKQSYTHSMTRNASVTFTWAFQRTNHALDVRRYVSDMVKLYSITVSNALDGVASACRACALVPQNSQRVGSSCVPCPAGFYIDSETNRCQECPPDTHLTGNRTYGQDACVACGPGSISNKEHSRCYSDCSFSHTLNNRTLTFDLSALSAAASLTIGPSFTSKGTKYLHLFNISLCGHQGKRAAVCTDNVTDVSSKDDQSDSAQFVNSVESFICQSTIIPADGRGFRMAISSQSISLADTFIGATVDTVLNGVHAKPGLFPGSSEDVPDINFFYRSTQATASCDQGRSSVITVRCNPKKSEHSELSVPSSCPAGTCDGCTFHFLWESASACPRCTEDDYHQIEGACKGGVQETLYVWNEPKSCTKGVSLPPRSSSPCEAIALWLKVGVGGGAFVAVLLIALTCYFWKKNKRLEYKYSRLVMSANKDCELPAADSCALAEGEEADDDVVYAQKPTLLGKLRAIANKHEDGDSSESVQLNSSQSDRWILG from the exons ATGCGGGAGCAGGTGTGGGCCTCCTGGTCCTGCTGCTGCCTTTTCCTCCTCATCAGCGCTCGCGCATCATCAGCGTCCGCCAGCGGAGATCTGCGGCCGTGCGACGAG aCAGACTACTACTACCAGTACACAGAGTGTGACAGCACAGGATCACGGTGGAGGGTCGCCATCCCTCTGAGTCCTGGATCCTGCTCAGACCTTCCACCTCCAACCAGAGGAACAGACTGCT CTTTCTCGTGTCCGGCTGGGAAGTTTTTAGAGATGTCCACGCAGCGGTGCACGCCGTGTGCAGCGGGCTCCTACTCACTGGGCAGCGGCCTTCGCTTTGACCAATGGGACGCCATCCCTGCAGGCTTCACCAGCCTGGCCAGCTTCTTGGACCCTGGGCCAAATGAGGAGGACATTCAGACCTGTAACAG CTCTTCGTGGACACCGCAGGGTTTGTATCTGGAGTCCAACCGTGATGAGTGCACAGTGTCTCTGGTTTATGCCGTCCACCTAGAGAAACAGGGCTCCGTCTCTTTCACCTACCAGTACCCTGACAACAACATCTTTTTTGAGTTCTAT GTCCAGAATGAACAGTGTCAGGAAATGGCTCAGACCGATGACCAGAAGTGGATTAAAGTCACCAACAATGGAGAGTGGGACACACACACG gtaactCTGAAGACTGGTACAAACATCCTTTACTGGAGAACCACGGGCATCCTGGTGGGAGGGAAGAGGGTCAAACCTGTGCTGCTCAAGAACATCCAGATAGAAG GTGTGGCCTACACATCCGAGTGTTTTCCATGCCGACCCGGCTGGTTCAGCCCGACCCCTGGCTCTTCATCCTGCCAACCGTGTCCCAGCAACAGTTTCTCCATTAAGGGAGCGTCCTCCTGTACACACTGCCCCGAACACTACTATTCAC ATGAGGGGTGGGCAGAATGCAAAGTGAGGCCGCCGTGCACAGAGAAGGATTACTTCCAGATCCACAAGGCCTGCGACAGCGAAGGAAAG ACGCAGGTGCTGTATCATTGGGTGGAGCCCAAAATCTGCGTGGAGAACATCACTGGGGCTGTGGAGCTGCCAGGGACAGGGCAGAGAGAGCCCTGCCCTCCCTGCAACCCCGGCTACTACAACAGCAATGACTCGACCTGTTTGCCCTGCCCACCTGGAACCCACTCCGATGGCACCGATG tgtgtgCTGAGTGCCCTGCAGGTACAGAGCCAGTTTTAGGTTATGAGTACAAATGGTGGAACGTGTTGCCTGACAACATGAAGACGTCCTGTTTCAACGTGGGTAATTCCAAATGTGATGACATGAAGG gatgGGAGGTTGCGGGGGACCACATTCGCAGCGGAGCCGGCAGTTCGGACAATGACTATCTAATCCTCAGCCTGCATGTGCCTGGCTTCAA GGTCCCAGCCTCCCTTTCTGGTATGACCACTAGTGAATTTGGTCGGATATCCTTTGTGTTCGAGACAATCTGCTCTGCCGACTGTGAGCTCTACTtcatgatg GATGTGAACAGGAAGAGCACCACAGTGGTGGAGTCCTGGGAGGGAAGTAAAGGCAAACAGTCGTACACACACAGCATGACCAGGAACGCGTCCGTCACTTTTACCTGGGCCTTTCAGAGAACCAACCATGCTCTAGAT GTGCGTCGTTATGTCAGCGACATGGTGAAGCTGTACTCCATCACTGTGTCCAACGCCCTGGATGGCGTGGCCTCAGCCTGTCGAGCCTGCGCTCTGGTCCCCCAGAACTCCCAGCGAGTGGGCTCCTCCTGCGTCCCCTGTCCTGCTGGTTTCTACATCGACAGCGAGACCAACCGATGCCAGGAGTGTCCGCCTGACACTCACCTGACGGGAAATCGCACCTACGGCCAGGATGCGTGTGTTGCCTGTGGACCTGGAAGCATTAGCAACAAG GAACACTCCCGCTGCTACAGCGACTGCTCTTTCTCCCACACACTCAACAACCGGacgctgacctttgacctcagcGCTCTGAGCGCTGCAGCCTCACTGACCATCGGGCCCAGTTTCACCTCTAAAGGCACGAAGTACCTTCACCTGTTCAACATTAGCCTGTGTGGCCACCAG GGGAAGAGAGCCGCTGTCTGCACAGATAATGTCACCGACGTGTCCAGCAAAGACGACCAAAGCGACTCGGCTCAGTTTGTCAACTCAGTGGAGAGTTTCATCTGTCAATCAACCATCATACCAGCAGATGGCCGGGGATTCAGGATGGCCATTTCCTCCCAGTCCATCAGCCTTGCAGACACTTTCATCG GAGCAACAGTCGACACGGTCCTGAACGGCGTTCACGCTAAACCAGGTCTTTTCCCGGGAAGCTCAGAGGACGTTCCAGACATTAACTTCTTCTACAG ATCAACTCAGGCAACAGCCTCGTGTGATCAGGGTCGGAGTTCAGTCATCACTGTCCGCTGTAACCCAAAGAAGTCTGAGCACAGTGAACTCTCTGTGCCCAG CTCGTGTCCTGCAGGAACCTGCGATGGATGTACGTTTCATTTCCTATGGGAAAGCGCCAGCGCCTGTCCACGCTGCACCGAGGACGACTACCACCAGATTGAGGGAGCGTGCAAGGGGGGTGtccag GAAACTCTGTATGTGTGGAACGAGCCCAAGTCGTGCACCAAAGGAGTTTCTCTGCCCCCCAGGAGCTCCTCCCCCTGCGAGGCTATCGCTCTGTGGCTGAAAGTCGGCGTTGGTGGCGGAGCCTTTGTGGCCGTGCTGCTCATTGCCCTGACCTGCTATTtctggaagaaaaacaagag GCTGGAGTACAAGTATTCTCGTCTGGTAATGTCTGCCAACAAGGACTGCGAGCTGCCAGCTGCAGACAGCTGTGCCCTGGCCGAAGGAGAGGAGGCCGACGACGACGTGGTCTACGCCCAGAAACCAACCTTGCTGGGGAAACTCCGGGCCATCGCCAACAAG catgAGGATGGAGACAGCAGCGAGTCTGTGCAGCTGAACTCGTCTCAGTCTGATCGGTGGATTCTGGGATGA
- the LOC137106686 gene encoding endosome/lysosome-associated apoptosis and autophagy regulator family member 2-like isoform X3 — protein sequence MSTQRCTPCAAGSYSLGSGLRFDQWDAIPAGFTSLASFLDPGPNEEDIQTCNSSSWTPQGLYLESNRDECTVSLVYAVHLEKQGSVSFTYQYPDNNIFFEFYVQNEQCQEMAQTDDQKWIKVTNNGEWDTHTVTLKTGTNILYWRTTGILVGGKRVKPVLLKNIQIEGVAYTSECFPCRPGWFSPTPGSSSCQPCPSNSFSIKGASSCTHCPEHYYSHEGWAECKVRPPCTEKDYFQIHKACDSEGKTQVLYHWVEPKICVENITGAVELPGTGQREPCPPCNPGYYNSNDSTCLPCPPGTHSDGTDVCAECPAGTEPVLGYEYKWWNVLPDNMKTSCFNVGNSKCDDMKGWEVAGDHIRSGAGSSDNDYLILSLHVPGFKVPASLSGMTTSEFGRISFVFETICSADCELYFMMDVNRKSTTVVESWEGSKGKQSYTHSMTRNASVTFTWAFQRTNHALDVRRYVSDMVKLYSITVSNALDGVASACRACALVPQNSQRVGSSCVPCPAGFYIDSETNRCQECPPDTHLTGNRTYGQDACVACGPGSISNKEHSRCYSDCSFSHTLNNRTLTFDLSALSAAASLTIGPSFTSKGTKYLHLFNISLCGHQGKRAAVCTDNVTDVSSKDDQSDSAQFVNSVESFICQSTIIPADGRGFRMAISSQSISLADTFIGATVDTVLNGVHAKPGLFPGSSEDVPDINFFYRSTQATASCDQGRSSVITVRCNPKKSEHSELSVPSSCPAGTCDGCTFHFLWESASACPRCTEDDYHQIEGACKGGVQETLYVWNEPKSCTKGVSLPPRSSSPCEAIALWLKVGVGGGAFVAVLLIALTCYFWKKNKRLEYKYSRLVMSANKDCELPAADSCALAEGEEADDDVVYAQKPTLLGKLRAIANKHEDGDSSESVQLNSSQSDRWILG from the exons ATGTCCACGCAGCGGTGCACGCCGTGTGCAGCGGGCTCCTACTCACTGGGCAGCGGCCTTCGCTTTGACCAATGGGACGCCATCCCTGCAGGCTTCACCAGCCTGGCCAGCTTCTTGGACCCTGGGCCAAATGAGGAGGACATTCAGACCTGTAACAG CTCTTCGTGGACACCGCAGGGTTTGTATCTGGAGTCCAACCGTGATGAGTGCACAGTGTCTCTGGTTTATGCCGTCCACCTAGAGAAACAGGGCTCCGTCTCTTTCACCTACCAGTACCCTGACAACAACATCTTTTTTGAGTTCTAT GTCCAGAATGAACAGTGTCAGGAAATGGCTCAGACCGATGACCAGAAGTGGATTAAAGTCACCAACAATGGAGAGTGGGACACACACACG gtaactCTGAAGACTGGTACAAACATCCTTTACTGGAGAACCACGGGCATCCTGGTGGGAGGGAAGAGGGTCAAACCTGTGCTGCTCAAGAACATCCAGATAGAAG GTGTGGCCTACACATCCGAGTGTTTTCCATGCCGACCCGGCTGGTTCAGCCCGACCCCTGGCTCTTCATCCTGCCAACCGTGTCCCAGCAACAGTTTCTCCATTAAGGGAGCGTCCTCCTGTACACACTGCCCCGAACACTACTATTCAC ATGAGGGGTGGGCAGAATGCAAAGTGAGGCCGCCGTGCACAGAGAAGGATTACTTCCAGATCCACAAGGCCTGCGACAGCGAAGGAAAG ACGCAGGTGCTGTATCATTGGGTGGAGCCCAAAATCTGCGTGGAGAACATCACTGGGGCTGTGGAGCTGCCAGGGACAGGGCAGAGAGAGCCCTGCCCTCCCTGCAACCCCGGCTACTACAACAGCAATGACTCGACCTGTTTGCCCTGCCCACCTGGAACCCACTCCGATGGCACCGATG tgtgtgCTGAGTGCCCTGCAGGTACAGAGCCAGTTTTAGGTTATGAGTACAAATGGTGGAACGTGTTGCCTGACAACATGAAGACGTCCTGTTTCAACGTGGGTAATTCCAAATGTGATGACATGAAGG gatgGGAGGTTGCGGGGGACCACATTCGCAGCGGAGCCGGCAGTTCGGACAATGACTATCTAATCCTCAGCCTGCATGTGCCTGGCTTCAA GGTCCCAGCCTCCCTTTCTGGTATGACCACTAGTGAATTTGGTCGGATATCCTTTGTGTTCGAGACAATCTGCTCTGCCGACTGTGAGCTCTACTtcatgatg GATGTGAACAGGAAGAGCACCACAGTGGTGGAGTCCTGGGAGGGAAGTAAAGGCAAACAGTCGTACACACACAGCATGACCAGGAACGCGTCCGTCACTTTTACCTGGGCCTTTCAGAGAACCAACCATGCTCTAGAT GTGCGTCGTTATGTCAGCGACATGGTGAAGCTGTACTCCATCACTGTGTCCAACGCCCTGGATGGCGTGGCCTCAGCCTGTCGAGCCTGCGCTCTGGTCCCCCAGAACTCCCAGCGAGTGGGCTCCTCCTGCGTCCCCTGTCCTGCTGGTTTCTACATCGACAGCGAGACCAACCGATGCCAGGAGTGTCCGCCTGACACTCACCTGACGGGAAATCGCACCTACGGCCAGGATGCGTGTGTTGCCTGTGGACCTGGAAGCATTAGCAACAAG GAACACTCCCGCTGCTACAGCGACTGCTCTTTCTCCCACACACTCAACAACCGGacgctgacctttgacctcagcGCTCTGAGCGCTGCAGCCTCACTGACCATCGGGCCCAGTTTCACCTCTAAAGGCACGAAGTACCTTCACCTGTTCAACATTAGCCTGTGTGGCCACCAG GGGAAGAGAGCCGCTGTCTGCACAGATAATGTCACCGACGTGTCCAGCAAAGACGACCAAAGCGACTCGGCTCAGTTTGTCAACTCAGTGGAGAGTTTCATCTGTCAATCAACCATCATACCAGCAGATGGCCGGGGATTCAGGATGGCCATTTCCTCCCAGTCCATCAGCCTTGCAGACACTTTCATCG GAGCAACAGTCGACACGGTCCTGAACGGCGTTCACGCTAAACCAGGTCTTTTCCCGGGAAGCTCAGAGGACGTTCCAGACATTAACTTCTTCTACAG ATCAACTCAGGCAACAGCCTCGTGTGATCAGGGTCGGAGTTCAGTCATCACTGTCCGCTGTAACCCAAAGAAGTCTGAGCACAGTGAACTCTCTGTGCCCAG CTCGTGTCCTGCAGGAACCTGCGATGGATGTACGTTTCATTTCCTATGGGAAAGCGCCAGCGCCTGTCCACGCTGCACCGAGGACGACTACCACCAGATTGAGGGAGCGTGCAAGGGGGGTGtccag GAAACTCTGTATGTGTGGAACGAGCCCAAGTCGTGCACCAAAGGAGTTTCTCTGCCCCCCAGGAGCTCCTCCCCCTGCGAGGCTATCGCTCTGTGGCTGAAAGTCGGCGTTGGTGGCGGAGCCTTTGTGGCCGTGCTGCTCATTGCCCTGACCTGCTATTtctggaagaaaaacaagag GCTGGAGTACAAGTATTCTCGTCTGGTAATGTCTGCCAACAAGGACTGCGAGCTGCCAGCTGCAGACAGCTGTGCCCTGGCCGAAGGAGAGGAGGCCGACGACGACGTGGTCTACGCCCAGAAACCAACCTTGCTGGGGAAACTCCGGGCCATCGCCAACAAG catgAGGATGGAGACAGCAGCGAGTCTGTGCAGCTGAACTCGTCTCAGTCTGATCGGTGGATTCTGGGATGA
- the LOC137106696 gene encoding tetraspanin-9 yields the protein MARGCICCVKYMLFLFNLLFWLGGCGLLGVGVWLSVSQGSFATLSPSFPSLSAANLIVTLGTVVMVTGFLGCLGAIKENKCLLLSFFVVLLIILLAELILLILFFVYTDKVSENARRDLNEGLVLYNTDDNAGLRDAWNTIQGEWMCCGVNGHNDWYTALHNNVVPDRCCQQVYPGCGRNASNAFWTRGCYEKVEEWLDDNKHLLGTIAMCVLVVQLLGMAFSMTLYQQIHRAGKKYEA from the exons ATGGCTCGTGGTTGCATCTGCTGTGTGAAATACATGCTCTTCCTCTTCAACCTACTCTTCTGG ctggGTGGGTGTGGATTGTTGGGCGTTGGCGTGTGGCTGTCAGTTTCTCAGGGCAGCTTTGCCACCCTGTCGCCCTCCTTCCCGTCGCTCTCCGCTGCCAACCTTATCGTCACTCTGGGCACCGTTGTCATGGTGACGGGTTTCCTGGGATGCCTGGGTGCCATCAAGGAGAACAAGTGCCTGCTGCTGAGT TTCTTCGTCGTTCTGTTGATCATCCTCTTGGCCGAACTGATCCTTCTCATCCTGTTCTTTGTCTACACAGACAAG GTGAGTGAAAATGCCAGACGGGACCTGAATGAAGGACTGGTGCTGTACAACACAGATGACAATGCTGGCCTGAGGGATGCGTGGAACACAATACAGGGAGAG TGGATGTGTTGTGGTGTGAACGGCCACAATGACTGGTATACTGCCCTGCATAACAACGTGGTCCCTGATCGCTGCTGCCAGCAggtttacccaggctgtggacgCAACGCCTCTAATGCCTTCTGGACAAGG gGTTGCTATGAGAAAGTAGAGGAGTGGCTGGATGACAACAAACACCTGCTGGGAACCATCGCCATGTGTGTCTTGGTCGTACAG CTCCTTGGTATGGCTTTCTCCATGACACTTTACCAGCAGATCCACAGAGCAGGGAAGAAGTATGAAGCTTGA